In Kineococcus sp. NBC_00420, a single genomic region encodes these proteins:
- a CDS encoding SDR family oxidoreductase — MSGPFDLTGSVAVVTGASRGIGRACALALAAAGADVVGVASTPPEGAVAEEVRGLGRSYEALGCDFADPAAVADLGDLLAARRVDVLVNNAGTIRRSPAADHPQSDFDHVLTVNLTSQFALTQRIGRSMLARGRGKVVFTASLLSFQGGVNVPGYAAAKHAVAGLTRALANEWAPHGVNVNAVAPGYVVTDNTEALRADPERSRALLERIPVGRWASPQEIAGPVVFLASPAADYVHGVVLPVDGGWLAR; from the coding sequence GTGAGCGGCCCCTTCGACCTGACCGGCTCGGTGGCCGTCGTCACGGGGGCCAGTCGCGGCATCGGTCGTGCCTGCGCGCTCGCCCTGGCCGCCGCGGGAGCCGACGTCGTCGGGGTCGCCTCGACGCCGCCCGAGGGCGCCGTCGCCGAGGAGGTCCGGGGGCTCGGCCGCAGCTACGAGGCGCTGGGCTGCGACTTCGCCGACCCCGCGGCCGTCGCCGACCTCGGCGACCTGCTTGCCGCCCGGCGGGTGGACGTCCTGGTGAACAACGCGGGCACCATCCGCCGCTCGCCCGCCGCCGATCACCCGCAGTCCGACTTCGACCACGTCCTCACGGTCAACCTCACCAGCCAGTTCGCCCTCACCCAGCGGATCGGGCGCTCGATGCTCGCCCGCGGCCGGGGCAAGGTCGTGTTCACCGCGTCCCTGCTGAGCTTCCAGGGCGGGGTCAACGTCCCGGGCTACGCCGCCGCCAAGCACGCGGTCGCCGGCCTGACGCGGGCGCTCGCCAACGAGTGGGCCCCGCACGGGGTGAACGTCAACGCGGTCGCCCCCGGCTACGTGGTGACCGACAACACCGAGGCCCTGCGGGCCGACCCGGAGCGCTCCCGTGCGCTGCTGGAACGCATCCCGGTGGGTCGGTGGGCCTCCCCCCAGGAGATCGCCGGCCCCGTGGTCTTCCTGGCCTCCCCGGCGGCGGA
- a CDS encoding zinc-dependent alcohol dehydrogenase: MSTHLAARYHRAGTVTADEVLRREPGPEEVEIAPLFTGICGTDLHIAAGHMDGRVSVPAVIGHETVGRVSALGRDATGWEVGDLVTVVPLRPDGTCPTCRNGHSHVCDHLDFLGIDSDGALAEHWVVPAHTLVRVPEGTEPRDAALLEPTSVAVHDVRRARLAPGELAAVVGGGPVGLLIALVARHVGAEVVLSEPDPTRRELAARLGIDAVDPTHEDLADVTRARSGGAGAAVAFEVSGSEPGLAAAAASLAVRGRLCLVGIHAAPRTVDLHPFFWRELELLGARLYERRDVEEAVRLVGGGELPVAQLVSHVLPLARVEEAFAALAAGGAVKVLVDCRPAGGSTS; this comes from the coding sequence GTGAGCACCCACCTCGCGGCCCGCTACCACCGTGCGGGCACCGTGACCGCCGACGAGGTCCTCCGGCGGGAACCGGGGCCCGAGGAGGTCGAGATCGCCCCCCTGTTCACCGGCATCTGCGGCACGGACCTGCACATCGCGGCCGGGCACATGGACGGGCGCGTCAGCGTCCCGGCCGTCATCGGTCACGAGACCGTCGGGCGCGTGAGCGCGCTCGGTCGCGACGCCACGGGCTGGGAGGTCGGCGACCTCGTGACCGTCGTCCCGTTGCGCCCCGACGGGACCTGTCCCACCTGCCGCAACGGCCACTCCCACGTCTGCGACCACCTCGACTTCCTGGGAATCGACTCCGACGGGGCGCTCGCCGAGCACTGGGTGGTCCCGGCCCACACCCTCGTCCGCGTCCCCGAGGGCACCGAACCGCGCGACGCCGCGCTGCTGGAACCCACCTCGGTCGCCGTGCACGACGTCCGGCGCGCCCGGCTGGCCCCCGGTGAGCTCGCCGCCGTCGTGGGAGGTGGCCCGGTCGGCCTGCTCATCGCCCTGGTGGCCCGCCACGTCGGGGCCGAGGTCGTCCTCTCCGAACCCGACCCGACCCGCCGGGAGCTGGCCGCCCGGCTCGGCATCGACGCCGTCGACCCGACCCACGAGGACCTCGCCGACGTGACCCGCGCCCGTTCGGGAGGCGCCGGCGCGGCGGTCGCGTTCGAGGTGTCCGGCTCCGAGCCCGGGTTGGCCGCGGCGGCGGCCTCGCTCGCGGTGCGTGGCCGGCTCTGCCTCGTCGGCATCCACGCCGCACCCCGCACCGTCGACCTGCACCCGTTCTTCTGGCGCGAACTGGAGCTGCTGGGAGCCCGCCTCTACGAGCGCCGGGACGTCGAGGAGGCGGTCCGGTTGGTCGGGGGCGGGGAACTGCCGGTGGCGCAGCTCGTCTCGCACGTCCTGCCGCTGGCCCGCGTCGAGGAGGCGTTCGCCGCGCTGGCCGCGGGCGGCGCGGTCAAGGTCCTCGTCGACTGCCGGCCCGCCGGCGGGTCGACGTCGTGA
- a CDS encoding enolase C-terminal domain-like protein, with amino-acid sequence MPGGIVTTRPAVFTALDVHDVRFPTSEHLDGSDAMNPEPDYSAAYAVLRTDAGDGHEGHALAFTTGRGNDLQVAAIRGLAPYVVGRTVQEVLGDLGAFSRDMVHEPQLRWLGPEKGVVHMAIGAVLNAAWDLRAKRAGQPLWRLLAHLDPEELVSLVDFRWLSDAMTRREALDLLQRAVPGRAEREEELLRLGYPAYTTTPGWLGYSDEKLERLSREAVADGFTQIKLKVGADLVDDVRRMKVARAAVGDDVRIAVDANQRWDVSEAISWMRALAPFDPYWIEEPTSPDDVLGHAVVRRALHPIKVATGEHVANRVMFKQLLQAGAVDVVQIDAARVAGVNENIAILLLAAHHGVPVCPHAGGVGLCEMVQHLSMFDVVSVSGTWQDRVVEHVDHLHEHFVTPVQLERGRYRAPTAPGGGGEMLVGSVLEHTYPGGPVWVARGAR; translated from the coding sequence ATGCCTGGAGGAATCGTGACCACCCGTCCCGCCGTCTTCACCGCCCTGGACGTGCACGACGTCCGGTTCCCCACCTCCGAGCACCTCGACGGCTCCGACGCCATGAACCCGGAACCGGACTACTCCGCCGCCTACGCCGTCCTGCGCACCGACGCCGGCGACGGGCACGAGGGTCACGCACTCGCCTTCACCACCGGGCGCGGCAACGACCTCCAGGTCGCCGCGATCCGGGGTCTGGCCCCCTACGTCGTGGGGCGGACGGTGCAGGAGGTGCTCGGTGACCTCGGCGCGTTCTCCCGCGACATGGTCCACGAACCGCAGCTGCGGTGGCTCGGACCGGAGAAGGGCGTCGTGCACATGGCCATCGGCGCCGTGCTCAACGCGGCCTGGGACCTGCGGGCCAAACGAGCCGGACAGCCGCTCTGGCGGTTGCTGGCCCACCTGGACCCCGAGGAACTGGTCTCGCTCGTCGACTTCCGCTGGCTCTCCGACGCCATGACGCGCCGGGAGGCCCTCGACCTCCTGCAGCGCGCCGTCCCCGGCCGGGCCGAACGGGAGGAGGAGCTGCTGCGCCTCGGCTACCCGGCCTACACGACGACACCGGGATGGCTGGGCTACTCCGACGAGAAGCTGGAGCGCCTCTCCCGCGAGGCCGTCGCCGACGGCTTCACCCAGATCAAGCTGAAGGTCGGCGCCGACCTCGTCGACGACGTGCGCCGGATGAAGGTGGCGCGGGCGGCGGTGGGCGACGACGTCCGCATCGCCGTCGACGCCAACCAGCGCTGGGACGTCAGCGAGGCCATCTCCTGGATGCGTGCGCTGGCCCCCTTCGACCCCTACTGGATCGAGGAGCCGACCAGCCCCGACGACGTCCTCGGCCACGCCGTGGTCCGGCGTGCGCTGCACCCCATCAAGGTCGCGACGGGTGAGCACGTCGCCAACCGGGTGATGTTCAAGCAGTTGCTGCAGGCCGGCGCCGTGGACGTCGTGCAGATCGACGCGGCCCGGGTGGCGGGGGTCAACGAGAACATCGCCATCCTGCTCCTCGCCGCGCACCACGGGGTCCCGGTCTGCCCGCACGCGGGCGGGGTCGGACTGTGCGAGATGGTCCAGCACCTCTCGATGTTCGACGTCGTCAGCGTCTCCGGGACCTGGCAGGACCGGGTCGTCGAGCACGTGGACCACCTCCACGAGCACTTCGTGACCCCCGTCCAGCTCGAACGCGGCCGCTACCGCGCACCCACCGCCCCGGGCGGGGGCGGGGAGATGCTGGTCGGCTCCGTCCTCGAGCACACCTACCCCGGCGGCCCGGTCTGGGTCGCCCGCGGCGCCCGCTGA
- a CDS encoding FadR/GntR family transcriptional regulator: MAAPLTEAAIGRVRELIISGELRPGQRLPAEAALSNQLGVSRSGLREAVRALATAGVLEVRRGDGTYVTSLTPDLLFTGIADAVDLMRDEDLMDVMECRRLVEPQATALAAVRAGEPELALVAHHLRCMEHAEDEETLVAHDEQFHAALATASGNAALAAILRGVSGATVRARVWRALTVADSRQRTIDEHSAIYQAVREHDRDRAHAAALLHVANVEAWMRTTLRGETPQSR; encoded by the coding sequence GTGGCCGCACCCCTGACGGAGGCCGCCATCGGGCGGGTCCGGGAACTCATCATCAGCGGCGAGCTGCGGCCGGGACAACGACTACCTGCGGAAGCCGCGCTCTCGAACCAGCTGGGCGTCTCGCGGTCCGGCCTGCGCGAGGCGGTCCGTGCCCTCGCGACCGCGGGCGTGCTCGAGGTGCGCCGGGGCGACGGGACCTACGTCACCAGCCTCACGCCCGACCTCCTCTTCACCGGCATCGCCGACGCCGTGGACCTCATGCGCGACGAGGACCTCATGGACGTCATGGAGTGCCGGCGACTCGTCGAACCACAGGCCACGGCGCTCGCCGCCGTCCGGGCGGGCGAGCCTGAACTCGCGCTCGTGGCCCACCACCTGCGGTGCATGGAGCACGCCGAGGACGAGGAGACCCTCGTCGCTCACGACGAGCAGTTCCACGCGGCGCTCGCGACGGCGAGCGGCAACGCCGCGCTCGCCGCGATCCTGCGGGGGGTCTCCGGTGCCACCGTGCGGGCCCGGGTCTGGCGCGCGCTCACCGTCGCCGACTCCCGCCAGCGCACGATCGACGAGCACTCCGCGATCTACCAGGCCGTGCGCGAGCACGACCGCGACCGCGCCCACGCCGCCGCGCTGCTGCACGTCGCCAACGTGGAGGCCTGGATGCGGACGACGTTGCGCGGCGAGACGCCTCAGAGCAGGTAG
- the ilvA gene encoding threonine ammonia-lyase IlvA, whose translation MSLDAARPPAPTTSPSGGLPRAADVEEAAQRLAQVVTRTPLETNPRWSAALGAHVRVKREDLQAVRSYKLRGAYNLVAQLSEDERARGVVTASAGNHAQGLAYACAALRVHGRIYVPRTTPRQKRDRIAALGQEFVETIVLGDTYDDSAAAATQDAARSGATLVPAFDDPRTLTGQGTVAVEVFEQLAEFDEEPPDVLVVPVGGGGLLAGVLTWVRERHPQVRIVGVEPEGAPSMAAALAAGHPVRLDTLDTFVDGASVRRVGDVTHAVVAGHEVELVTVPEGAICVEMLAMYQTDGIIAEPAGALATAALAEAVRVEPGQSVVCVVSGGNNDISRYAEIIERALVHEGRKHYFLVEFPQEPGALRRFLDEVLGPDDDIALFEYVKRSNREFGPALVGIEIPGKDDLPGLLARMEAAPPTFERISAAEPLYRYLL comes from the coding sequence ATGTCGCTCGACGCTGCCCGCCCCCCGGCGCCCACCACCAGCCCGTCCGGCGGCCTGCCGAGAGCCGCGGACGTCGAGGAGGCGGCGCAGCGACTGGCCCAGGTCGTCACCCGCACGCCGTTGGAGACGAACCCGCGGTGGTCGGCCGCCCTCGGCGCGCACGTCCGGGTCAAGCGCGAGGACCTGCAGGCCGTCCGTTCCTACAAGCTGCGCGGGGCCTACAACCTCGTCGCCCAGCTGAGCGAGGACGAGCGGGCCCGTGGCGTCGTCACCGCCAGCGCCGGCAACCACGCCCAGGGCCTGGCCTACGCGTGCGCGGCCCTGCGCGTGCACGGCCGCATCTACGTGCCCCGCACCACGCCCCGCCAGAAGCGCGACCGCATCGCGGCGCTGGGCCAGGAGTTCGTCGAGACGATCGTCCTCGGCGACACCTACGACGATTCCGCGGCCGCCGCGACGCAGGACGCCGCACGCAGCGGCGCGACCCTCGTCCCCGCCTTCGACGACCCCCGCACCCTGACCGGGCAGGGGACGGTCGCGGTCGAGGTGTTCGAGCAGCTCGCCGAGTTCGACGAGGAACCCCCGGACGTCCTGGTCGTCCCCGTCGGCGGTGGCGGCCTGCTGGCCGGGGTCCTGACCTGGGTCCGCGAACGCCACCCGCAGGTGCGGATCGTCGGCGTGGAACCCGAAGGGGCGCCGTCGATGGCGGCGGCGCTCGCCGCGGGCCACCCGGTGCGCCTGGACACCCTCGACACCTTCGTCGACGGTGCGTCGGTGCGTCGCGTCGGTGACGTCACGCACGCCGTCGTCGCCGGTCACGAGGTGGAACTCGTCACCGTGCCCGAGGGGGCGATCTGCGTCGAGATGCTCGCGATGTACCAGACCGACGGGATCATCGCCGAACCCGCGGGCGCGCTCGCGACGGCGGCCCTGGCCGAGGCCGTGCGCGTCGAACCCGGCCAGAGCGTGGTCTGCGTCGTGTCCGGCGGCAACAACGACATCAGCCGCTACGCCGAGATCATCGAACGCGCCCTGGTGCACGAGGGCCGCAAGCACTACTTCCTCGTCGAGTTCCCGCAGGAACCCGGCGCGCTGCGCCGCTTCCTCGACGAGGTCCTCGGGCCGGACGACGACATCGCGCTGTTCGAGTACGTGAAGCGCAGCAACCGCGAGTTCGGACCCGCCCTGGTGGGGATCGAGATCCCCGGCAAGGACGACCTGCCCGGGCTGCTCGCCCGGATGGAGGCCGCTCCCCCGACGTTCGAACGGATCTCCGCCGCCGAGCCGCTCTACCGCTACCTGCTCTGA
- the efeU gene encoding iron uptake transporter permease EfeU yields MLATFVIGLREGLEASLIVGIVAAFLVQRGQRRALRSVWAGVVLAVLLCVGAAAALQVATQQLPQRQQEQLETVLALVAVAMVTYMIVWMTRHARSMRSDLEASASSALAKGSAWALVAMAFLAVLREGLETSVFLLATYQASGSNAEGAVGASLGILLAVGLGYLVYRGGITLNLARLFRVTGVLLVLVAAGLVMSAAHTAYEAGWLLAGQAQALDLSTVVEPGTVRAALLMGVLGWQPRPTVAEVIGWLVYLVPMLVVVLWPRRSRQPAAPQPVSV; encoded by the coding sequence GTGCTCGCCACGTTCGTCATCGGACTGCGTGAAGGCCTCGAAGCCTCCCTCATCGTCGGGATCGTCGCCGCCTTCCTCGTCCAGCGCGGGCAGCGTCGTGCGCTGCGCTCCGTGTGGGCGGGGGTCGTGCTGGCCGTGCTCCTCTGCGTCGGGGCCGCCGCCGCCCTGCAGGTCGCGACGCAGCAACTCCCGCAGCGCCAGCAGGAACAGCTCGAGACCGTCCTGGCCCTGGTCGCCGTCGCGATGGTCACCTACATGATCGTCTGGATGACCCGCCACGCCCGCTCCATGAGGTCCGACCTCGAGGCCTCCGCCTCGAGCGCCCTGGCCAAGGGCTCCGCGTGGGCGCTGGTCGCGATGGCCTTCCTCGCCGTCCTGCGCGAGGGGCTCGAGACCTCGGTCTTCCTGCTCGCCACCTACCAGGCGTCCGGCAGCAACGCCGAGGGCGCGGTCGGTGCCTCGCTCGGGATCCTGCTGGCCGTCGGTCTCGGCTACCTGGTCTACCGCGGCGGCATCACGCTGAACCTCGCTCGCCTGTTCCGCGTCACGGGTGTCCTGCTCGTCCTCGTCGCCGCCGGGCTGGTCATGTCCGCCGCGCACACCGCCTACGAGGCGGGCTGGCTGCTGGCCGGACAGGCTCAGGCGCTGGACCTCTCCACCGTCGTGGAGCCCGGCACCGTCCGTGCGGCCCTGCTGATGGGCGTCCTCGGCTGGCAGCCCCGGCCGACCGTCGCCGAGGTCATCGGCTGGCTGGTCTACCTGGTGCCCATGCTCGTCGTCGTCCTGTGGCCGCGGCGCTCGCGCCAGCCTGCCGCGCCGCAACCCGTCTCCGTCTGA